One Limnothrix sp. FACHB-406 genomic region harbors:
- the coaE gene encoding dephospho-CoA kinase (Dephospho-CoA kinase (CoaE) performs the final step in coenzyme A biosynthesis.), protein MRIIGLTGGIATGKTTVSDYLAERYGLPVLDADQLARSAVESGSPLLPAIAQRFGADVIGADGSLDRPRLGEIVFQQPAERQWLEAQIHPIVRAHLLAGIAAHQGRSNSIVLAIPLLFEAQMTDLVTEIWVVSCEPAQQLHRLMARNHLTVDQAQARINSQWPLAQKMARADVVLHNQGTLPELFQQVDHAWESC, encoded by the coding sequence GTGCGAATCATTGGACTTACGGGCGGCATTGCCACGGGCAAAACCACAGTGTCAGACTATTTGGCAGAACGCTATGGATTGCCGGTGTTGGATGCGGATCAGTTGGCGCGATCGGCCGTGGAATCGGGGTCACCCCTTTTGCCAGCGATCGCCCAGCGGTTTGGTGCTGATGTGATTGGTGCTGATGGCTCGCTCGATCGACCCCGCTTAGGCGAAATTGTGTTTCAGCAGCCGGCCGAGCGCCAATGGTTAGAAGCCCAAATTCACCCGATCGTGCGGGCCCATTTGTTGGCTGGAATTGCGGCTCATCAAGGGCGATCGAACAGCATTGTCTTAGCCATTCCCCTCCTATTTGAAGCCCAAATGACCGATTTAGTCACGGAAATTTGGGTGGTTAGTTGTGAGCCAGCCCAGCAATTGCACCGGTTAATGGCCCGAAATCATTTGACGGTTGATCAGGCCCAAGCTCGCATCAACAGCCAATGGCCACTGGCACAAAAAATGGCGCGGGCCGACGTGGTTTTGCACAACCAGGGAACTTTACCGGAGCTATTTCAGCAAGTGGATCACGCCTGGGAAAGTTGTTAA